DNA sequence from the Artemia franciscana unplaced genomic scaffold, ASM3288406v1 Scaffold_2105, whole genome shotgun sequence genome:
CTCTCAAAACTGTTGACAAGAGGAATAAAGAGAGGATAATAACCGCTCGACATATTGTTATCGCCACAGGTGGCCGTCCTAGGTATCCTTCTATTCCTGGAGCAAAAGAATACTGCATTACCTCTGATGATATCTTTTCCTTGCCTCACTCCCCTGGTAAGACTTTGTGCGTGGGAGCATCTTATATTGCTCTTGAATGCGCTGGGTTCCTCAAAGGCTTAGGATTGGAGGTTGAAGTAATGGTTCGTTCTATTTTATTGCGAGGATTTGATCAACAGATGGCTGAGCTGATTGGAAAGAACATGGAAAAGGAAGGTGTTAAATTTTCCAGAGGTTTTGTTCCTATCAAAATAGAAAAGGTCGAAGACGGAAGCGCAAGTGAAGAAAAACCACCGACCCTGAAGGTCACGTCCAAGCATCAAGAATCAGGTGAAATCCGAGAGGATATATATAACACAGTCTTGTTTGCTATTGGCCGAGACGCTTGCACCGACGAGATTGCAGCCGATAAAGCTGGAATTGTTCTGAATCCACTAAATGGAAAAGTCATTGTTGATGAAGCTGAGCGAACGAACGTGGAGAACATTTTCGCCATCGGAGACGTCCTAGATGGAAAACTAGAACTTACACCAGTTGCGATTCAAGCGGGGATCCAACTTTCCAGGAGATTGTATGGAGGTCAAAATAGCCTAATGGATTACAACAACGTTCCTACGACAGTGTATACACCAATCGAATATGGCTCGGTCGGATTCTCTGAAGAAGCTGCCATTGAAAGATTTGGTCCTGATAATATTGAAATTTACCACAAATATTTCACACCTTTGGAATACAAATTGCCGGAGAAAGGAGAGAATGATGGCTATGCCAAGCTCATTTGCATCAAGTCCTTAAAAAAAAGGGTCGTGGGTCTGCATTATTTCGGACCAAATGCAGGTGAGATCACTCAAGGGTTTGCCCTCGGCTTAAAGCTGAACGCATCGAAGGCAGACTTTGACAATCTTGTTGGAATTCACCCTACTACAGCTGAGGTGTTTACTACTCTTCGATTCACGAAAGCTTCTGGCCAAGACGTCCACGAGAAAGGTTGCTGAAGTTAAAGTTGCTGCTTTTCGCTCGTTTTAACAGTGTGTTTATGCTCCGatcccttttatttttcatactaCATGCAAGACTATAGTGATAAATTACTCTTTGGTGTTAAGACTGAAATCTCAGTATGAGCTTATGCTTTTATTAAAGGACGGAGATAAACATGAGTGACTAGCAGCATTTAACGGTCTTTCACT
Encoded proteins:
- the LOC136042834 gene encoding thioredoxin reductase 1, cytoplasmic-like, translating into MTEDIAAIVIDDGSGNGIADLIEKYLQENKVMIFSKSYCPYCNKVKRLFKSINQEFTAVELDKRADGDNIKKELLSRTGLATVPSVFVAGNHVGGYDATLSAQRSGRLEALLNFRASQDQQEDAELDAKYNYDLVVIGGGSGGLAASKEAALLGKKVAVCDFVKPTPIGTTWGLGGTCVNVGCIPKKLMHQSALIGKYLDDSHAFGWNTPDKVKHDWNKMVEKIQVHIKSLNWGYRVQLRDKKVDYINAYASFLDPHTLKTVDKRNKERIITARHIVIATGGRPRYPSIPGAKEYCITSDDIFSLPHSPGKTLCVGASYIALECAGFLKGLGLEVEVMVRSILLRGFDQQMAELIGKNMEKEGVKFSRGFVPIKIEKVEDGSASEEKPPTLKVTSKHQESGEIREDIYNTVLFAIGRDACTDEIAADKAGIVLNPLNGKVIVDEAERTNVENIFAIGDVLDGKLELTPVAIQAGIQLSRRLYGGQNSLMDYNNVPTTVYTPIEYGSVGFSEEAAIERFGPDNIEIYHKYFTPLEYKLPEKGENDGYAKLICIKSLKKRVVGLHYFGPNAGEITQGFALGLKLNASKADFDNLVGIHPTTAEVFTTLRFTKASGQDVHEKGC